In Portunus trituberculatus isolate SZX2019 chromosome 44, ASM1759143v1, whole genome shotgun sequence, a single window of DNA contains:
- the LOC123518690 gene encoding uncharacterized protein LOC123518690: MFPLCYMFPPFSLIPRCLQKLRAEKAEGVVGGAPVAITAMDGHVIAHVGRPPTVDYEAARSPDTPVPSRTTPSFGTHKSHGMQIVRETFRKQGISAEGTDIIMASWKPGTARQYRPHISRWTQFCNRRHINPLNPTVTCVINFLTESFHRNVGYECINTARGALSSLGIVIDGCRAGNHPLVVRFMKGVFNIRPQQPRCTVTWDVAPVLDKLRSLHPLHKLSLNPFNTVTPM; the protein is encoded by the coding sequence ATGTTTCCTCTTTGTTACATGTTTCCCCCTTTTTCACTCATCCCTAGGTGTCTGCAGAAACTGCGTGCAGAAAAAGCAGAGGGGGTGGTTGGTGGTGCCCCTGTGGCCATCACAGCCATGGATGGGCATGTTATTGCACATGTTGGTCGACCACCCACGGTTGATTATGAGGCAGCACGCAGTCCTGACACACCCGTCCCCAGCAGAACAACACCCAGTTTTGGaacacacaaatctcatggcatGCAGATTGTCAGGGAGACTTTCAGAAAACAAGGCATATCTGCTGAGGGTACAGACATCATCATGGCCTCTTGGAAGCCGGGGACAGCCAGACAATACAGACCACACATCAGTAGATGGACACAATTTTGTAATAGGAGACACATTAATCCCCTTAATCCCACAGTAACTtgtgttattaattttttgacTGAATCTTTCCACAGGAACGTGGGGTATGAATGTATCAATACAGCAAGGGGTGCTCTTTCTTCTCTGGGTATTGTCATAGATGGGTGCAGGGCAGGGAATCACCCCTTGGTGGTCAGATTTATGAAGGGAGTGTTCAACATCCGGCCTCAGCAGCCCAGATGCACAGTAACTTGGGATGTGGCTCCAGTACTGGACAAGTTGAGATCCTTGCACCCTCTCCACAAGCtgtcccttaaccccttcaatacggtgacgcctatgtag